A region from the Danaus plexippus chromosome 26, MEX_DaPlex, whole genome shotgun sequence genome encodes:
- the LOC116774243 gene encoding electron transfer flavoprotein-ubiquinone oxidoreductase, mitochondrial produces the protein MATAIVCSSRKVGRLINAVRRLYSDYPKITTHYTIHPRENDPRWKDVSMERHAEETDILIIGGGPAGMAAAIRARQLAEEKGAEVRVTLLEKAAEAGGHILSGACVDPKALNELIPDWKDKGAPMNTPVTSDKFGYLTKSGRIPLPVFPGLPHYNHGNYVVRLGHLVRWMSEQAEALGAEVWPGTAGAELLYRDDGSLKGVATGDVGIAKDGSPKDMFERGMEFHSKITIFAEGCHGHLTKMVSNKYNLKEKSEPQSYGIGLKELWEVAPERHNPGLVEHTIGWPMDKNTYGGSFIYHLKVDEGEAPLVAVGYVVGLDYANPYISPFREFQRFKTHPYVKPMFEGGTRIAYGARALVEGGWQCLPVPVFPGGCLAGDTAGYLNVPRIKGTHNAMKSGMLAAEAAVDLIVSGEASHDKGVVPTMYEDKLKQSYVYKELKQVRNCRPSFHSPLGVFGGVAYSGFSTLVRGKEPWTFSHGGADHSKLKPAKDFKPIDYPKPDGVVTFDLLSSVALTGTNHESDQPPHLTLKDDSIPVKRNLAQFDGPEARFCPAGVYEFVPMETGDGQRLQINAQNCIHCKTCDIKDPSQNINWVVPESGGGPAYNGM, from the exons atggcGACGGCAATTGTTTGTTCGTCTCGCAAgg TCGGGAGGCTGATAAATGCTGTTCGACGTCTATACTCGGATTATCCTAAAATCACAACCCACTATACAATTCATCCTCGTGAAAATGATCCCAGATGGAAAG ATGTAAGCATGGAACGTCATGCCGAGGAGACAGATATCCTCATTATTGGTGGTGGTCCAGCTGGTATGGCAGCTGCAATCAGGGCTCGGCAACTGGCTGAGGAAAAAGGGGCT GAAGTCAGAGTGACCCTTTTAGAAAAGGCAGCTGAGGCCGGCGGTCATATACTTTCCGGGGCATGTGTGGATCCCAAAGCCCTTAATGAGTTAATACCTGATTGGAAAGATAAAGGAGCTCCAATGAACACACCTGTCACATCAGACAAGTTTGGTTACTTAACTAAGAGTGGCAGAATACCTTTGCCTGTTTTCCccg gTTTACCGCATTATAACCATGGTAACTATGTGGTGAGATTGGGTCATTTAGTGCGATGGATGTCAGAGCAGGCGGAGGCACTTGGCGCAGAG GTTTGGCCAGGGACCGCTGGTGCTGAGTTGCTGTATCGTGACGACGGTTCCTTGAAAGGTGTAGCCACAGGGGATGTTGGCATCGCCAAAGACGGCAGCCCCAAAGATATGTTTGAACGTGGCATGGAATTCCACTCAAAGATAACAATATTCGCTGAAG GTTGTCATGGTCATTTGACAAAGATGGTgtccaataaatataatcttaaagaGAAGAGTGAACCGCAATCTTATGGGATTGGACTCAAGGAGTTATGGGAAGTTGCGCCCGAG AGACACAACCCAGGTCTCGTTGAGCACACTATAGGCTGGCCCATGGACAAAAACACATATGGGGGCTCGTTTATATACCATTTGAAGGTCGACGAGGGCGAAGCACCCTTGGTGGCGGTGGGGTATGTGGTAGGGCTCGACTACGCCAACCCCTATATCAGCCCCTTCAGGGAGTTCCAGCGTTTTAAAACTCACCCTTATGTGAAACCCATGTTTGaag GTGGTACTCGTATAGCGTATGGGGCTCGAGCGTTGGTGGAAGGTGGATGGCAGTGTCTACCGGTGCCCGTGTTCCCGGGCGGTTGTCTTGCTGGAGACACGGCGGGCTACCTGAATGTGCCGCGGATAAAGGGAACACATAACGCTATGAAGAGTG GTATGTTAGCAGCCGAGGCAGCCGTGGACCTCATTGTATCAGGAGAAGCATCTCACGATAAAGGAGTTGTGCCAACTATGTATGAagacaaattaaaacaatcatatgtatataaagagTTAAAG CAAGTTAGAAACTGTCGGCCATCTTTCCACAGTCCCCTGGGTGTGTTTGGAGGCGTGGCCTATTCTGGTTTTTCAACATTGGTCCGTGGAAAGGAACCTTGGACATTCAGCCATGGAG GTGCGGATCACAGTAAATTAAAGCCGGCGAAAGATTTCAAACCCATCGACTATCCTAAGCCGGATGGTGTTGTGACCTTTGACCTTTTATCCTCAGTCGCACTCACAG gCACCAATCACGAGTCAGACCAGCCGCCTCACCTTACCTTGAAGGATGACTCCATCCCTGTCAAGAGGAACCTCGCACAGTTCGACGGACCGGAGGCGAGATTCTGTCCCGCGG GTGTGTATGAGTTTGTTCCCATGGAAACCGGAGACGGCCAAAGGCTTCAGATCAACGCACAGAATTGTATACATT GTAAGACATGTGATATCAAAGATCCTTCGCAGAACATCAACTGGGTTGTGCCTGAGAGTGGTGGGGGGCCGGCTTACAATGGAATGTAA
- the LOC116774249 gene encoding malignant T-cell-amplified sequence 1 homolog, with protein MFKKFDEKESISGVQQLKSSVQKGIRSRLLELYPHLENHIDQVLPKKDTFRIVKCHDHIEIMVNSAGELLFFRHREGPWMPTLRLLHKYPFFLPMQQVDKGAIRFVLSGANIMCPGLTSPGARMSSVVKGSVVAVMAEGKQHALAVGITSLSTDDIAKVNKGVGIENCHYLNDGLWQMKPVK; from the exons GTTTGATGAAAAGGAAAGCATTTCAGGCGTTCAGCAGCTGAAGTCCTCGGTACAGAAGGGCATCAGATCCCGTCTGTTGGAACTGTACCCACATCTGGAGAACCACATTGACCAAGTACTACCCAAGAAGGATACATTTAGGATTGTCAAATG TCATGACCACATCGAGATCATGGTGAACAGTGCCGGGGAATTGCTGTTCTTCAGACACAGAGAAGGTCCTTGGATGCCAACCTTGAGGCTGCtgcataaat atcCATTCTTCTTACCGATGCAGCAAGTCGACAAAGGTGCTATAAGATTCGTTCTTAGCGGTGCTAATATAATGTGCCCCGGACTGACTTCACCTGGAGCACGTATGTCGAGTGTAGTGAAAGGCAGCGTTGTAGCTGTTATGGCCGAGGGCAAGCAGCATGCGTTGGCTGTTGGCATAACTTCACTATCAACTGATGATAT AGCGAAAGTCAACAAGGGCGTCGGCATAGAGAACTGTCACTATTTGAATGATGGCTTATGGCAGATGAAACCAGTGAAGTGA